The sequence TGATTGGTTATCATATCTGCTTCTTTATAGATTTCTTCAGGGGATACAAGTTCAACACCTAAATCTGCAGCTAAAGATTTATCTACGTAAGGATCATATGCTATGACTTTTTTGCATAAATGTTTAGCTTTAGATGCTACACATCTCCCGATTTTTCCAAACCCAAAAATGCCAAGTGTTTGAGTTTCCATTCTAGGAGAGGGTTTAAAGCTTGCGAAATCCCACCGTGCACGCTGGTCAACATCTGTAATATAATGCTTATGTCCTTTGTTAAGTGCTAGCATGAATGCAAGTGTTCCTTCGGCAACGTCTTGAGTGCAGTATTCTCCAACAGGACAAACACCAATTCCGCGAAACGTAGCCTCTTCAATATCTACTGCGTCATACCCTGTAGAATTTAGTGAGATTACTTTTAAATTTGGAGCGTGATTAAATGCCTCTTTGTCAAACTGGATAAACGCAGTCAGCAGTGCATCAGCATCTCTTAAATGTTCATAAAACTCTTCCTTATTATTTTCATAATACGAAAACACATCAACCTCAATATGATTTCCCAAGCCTTTTTTTAGTAATTCTATTTCTAACTCATGTGTTGGCATCATACATTCAGGATAATCACTAATAAGGATTTTCATTACCTCACTCCCTCTAAGCACGTTTAATTGGGAAGGTTAAACAATGTGGTCCTCCACCACCATGTAACACCTGATCGAAAGGAACCTCAATAACTTCAACTCCTGCTGCTCTCATCTTATCATTGATTGCCTTATTATTCTTAATGGCTATAACCTTATTATCGCCTATTGCTTGTACATTACAGCCATGCTTAAATACATCTTCGGATGGTACATCAATAATAGTAAACCCGCGACGCTTTACCATTTCTAAGAAATGATAAGGAAGCTCTCTAGTTGCAGCTAAGCATACACTTTCAGTTACAATATTAAAAACCATATCTAAATGGAGGTTTGCTGGAGGTACAGGAACACCTACAACAGTATATCCGTATTTTGATAGTTGATCTCTTAAATTAGCAACACCTGCTTCATCGGTACGATCAACCAGACCTAAAGCAATTGTATGCTCATCTAGCATCCAAATGTCTCCGCCTTCAAAGCAGCCTGCATTTACACGTGCAACTATAGGAATTCCTAACTCTTGTAATTTTGCTTCATAGATTTCTGTTTCTTTTTGTCGAGCAGGATGACGAAAATGACCTATAATGGCACCTTCCTTAATCATACCTCCGAAATCTCTGGCAAAAGTCATTACTTCCAGCTTCGGATCTGGTTTCATTTTGATTACCTCGACTCCATTTTCCCGATAGATATCGAGAAAGGCCTCCCATTCTTCAACCATTACATTATTTTTCTCTGTATCTCCTTTTTCCATCCAACTCTTAGTTATTTCATTGATGGCATTAAACTTATAATATAATGGCGAACATACTAGAACTTGTTCTAATTTATTTGTTGCATTTTTCACATAAAATTTTTCTGCCATATTAAAAATCTCCCTTCATATGCCTTTTTAACATAGATAATCAGACTACTATTAATTATGTTCATTTAAATATCTATTAGAAAATCATATTTAAAACTATCAAGCTAGTAATGTTCCGATGTATAGGAAAATACCACTTAACACTAACGTCCCCAGAACAAATTTCCAGGAGTATTTTATCCATGTTGTATAGCTTACATGGGCTAATTGACATCCAGTCATAACAACGATGGATGTAGGCGCAATCATTTTCGCTATTCCTAAAGCTGCCGCATAAGCAGTAATAACAAGGCTTTCTGGTAATAATGCAAATCTAGATAGTGAAGCCATAATAGACATCGTCGCAGCGGCTAATCCGGTAGAGCTTGGTATTAAAGCAGCTAATGGAAGATAGAATAATAAACTCACAACAGCAAAGGTTGCTGGAGATAAATTACCAAGTGCAGTTTCTCCAAAATGTAAAATCGTAGGTGTGATCATTCCTTCATTCATAACAACTTGTATACCACGTGCTAACGGAATAATTAGAGCTGTGCCTACAAGGCTTCCTGCACCCTTCAATATTACATCAATAATTTGTCCGGCCTTCATGTGCATGGCTACACCGCATAGGAAAGTAACAACCAGTATTAACATCGAAAGCTCGTTAAAGTACCATTGACCGAATGGAACCATTTCAGTACCAAGTATAGTTCCAATTATTGGAATACCAATTAACCAATTGTTAAAATCGATAAAGAATGTCCAATTTGAATTCAATGAATCCCATGGAATTAATGCAATAATCATAATGGTAAATAAGGCAATAAACAATTGTAATACTCGCTTTTGCTCTTTACTCATCACAGTATTTTCATCTTGGGATACAGGAAATTCCTTTAAATCCTCTTGTCTCCTAAAAAACTGTGGTGATAATTTTGGGTTTTTCTTCACTTTATCAGCATATCTGCAAATAAAAATAATAGTTACAGCCAAAAATACAACAAGCATGATTGCTCTCATGAGTAAGCCATCACCGGGGCTGATTCCTGCAATCTCAGAAGCTACTCCTATCGCAAATGGATTAATTGTTGAAGCTAAACAGCCTGCTTGGGTACCAAGCACAACAATTGCTAGAGCTACAAGTGGATCCATGCCCATACCGAGGATTACGGGCATAATCATCAGCATATAAACAAAGCCTTCTTCATAAGCGCCTTCGACGGTGCCTAAAATCCCCATAATTATTACTAGTATAGAAATTAGCTTATAGGAATTATGTTGATTTTTCATTGTTATATTTCTTAAGGCAATTTTTATAGCACCTGACCGATCCATCATCTCTAATAAACTACCAAATAACATAACAAATAATGAAATTCCAATCGCACCCGAAAATCCTTCACCACCAATCATACCAACAATCGGTGCCATTAATACCTGCCAAATACCTTGTGGATTTGATTCGACCTGTTGATAGGTTCCCGCAATTGCTTGCCCATCTTCATTCAATTGATATTCTCCACCAGGAATAATCCACGTCAAAATGGCAATAACAACGATAATCGAAAACAATGTTACATAAACATTTGGAGATTTGAAGGTTTTTTTCTTACTTAGTTTTTTTGTACCAACATCTTCTTCTAGAACTTTTGCTGCTTCCATTTCCTGCGTGCTCCTCTCCTATTTTGAAAAGTATATAAGCACTTATATCCCTTTTTATACTCTAGGAATAAATAAATCACCTAAAGTTGCTGCCATAATTGCTTTAATTGTATGCATACGGTTTTCGGCCTGTTGGAATTGTCGGGCATTTTTAGAATAGAAGACTTCATCAGTCATTTCCATTTCGGCAACACCAAATTTTTGATACATTTCCATTCCAATGATGGTATCTGTATTATGGAAGGCAGGTAGGCAATGTAGCAGAATATAATCATCATTTCCTACATATTGTAAAAGTTCTTTATTAACCTGATATGGGTTTAACAGTTTCACTCTTTCTTCAAATTGTCCTTCTTCACCCATCGCTGCCCATACATTGGTATAAATAACGTTTGCTCCTTTTACAGCAGCTTTTACATCAGATGTTACTTCAATAACAGAGCCGCTCTTTTTAGCAAATTCTCTTGCAATTACTTGGATCTCTTCTGTTGGGAATAACTCCTCAGGTGTGGCAATTGTAACATTGACACCGAGGATGGCACCGGTAATCAGCAAGCTGTTTGCAACGTTATTCCGTCCTGTACCACAGTAAACAAGCTTAAGCCCTTCCAACTTTCCGAATTCTTCCTTTACTGTCATGTAGTCAGCCAGCATTTGTGTTGGATGTTCTTTATCTGTTAAACCATTCCAAACTGGAACCCCCGCATATTTTGCTAAGTCTTCAACCACTGATTGTTTAAAGCCTCTAAATTCAATACCATCAAACATAGATCCCAATACGAGAGCAGTATCTCTCACACTTTCCTTTTTACCTAATTGAATATCATCTTTCCCTAGAAATTCTGGATGTGCACCTAAATCCAATGCTGCTACAGTAAACGCAGCGCGAGTTCTCGTTGATGTCTTTTCAAATAATAAAGCAATATTCTTACCATCAAGATATCGATGTGGAATTCCCCTCTTTTTCATCTCTTTTAAGTGTTCTGAGAACTCAATTAAATAGATTAATTCCTCTTTAGAATAATCTTTAGTTGATAATAGACTTCTTTGTTGAAATACTGATGTCATTATTATTCTCCTCTCGGTTGTATAAGTTGATTACAATCGAATTATATTTTAGTTCAAATGCTGTTTGAATTATTCAAAGGTACAATATCTCTGTAAATGAATTGTACTTTGTCACATAGATGCACGTTTTTGTACTAGCTATAATATATGTAGGTGGTTTTTTGAAAAGGTCGTAATAATAACAGAATATGAAACTACAAAATTAAGGGATTTTGAAAGGATGATCTGAGATATGATACCCAACAATGCTGTTCCTGCTTCAAGAACATCTCATGAATCAAAGCCAACAAAAAAAGAGGTATTGCAATTTCTAATTCCATCTTTATGTGGAGTGCTTATCTTTTTGTTTCCATTTCCATGGGGTGGAGAAATAAATGTCCCAATTGGAATTATTTCTGAAAGTCTAGCAGAATTCATCAAACCCATCGCACCCTTATTAATTGCGATCCTAATTTGTTTAAACGCTTTCATTTCTACTGTCACAATATTATTTAAACCAAGATTCATACTTGAGAAAGCATTACTAGCTAAATTATTTTATACAACTCCTTATTATGTAAGTGTAAGGGTATTAGGATCGATTATCACAGTCATGTGTTACTTTGGATTTGGCCCGGCTTTGGTGATTGCTCCGGATACAGGATTAACAATGTTAAATCTTTCAGGAACCTTAATTGCCTGGTTTTTTACGGCCTCTTTTTTAATACCCTTACTAATGAACTTTGGAATAATGGAATATGTTGGAACTTTTGTTAGTGATTATACACGTCCTCTTTTTAAGATACCTGGAAGGTCTGCGGTCGATTTATTAGCTTCTTGGGTTGGAAACTGTAACGTTGGAGTTGTATTAACAACATCTCAATATGAAAAAGGCTATTATACAGCAAAAGAAGCGATTATTATTTCTACTTGTTTTTCTGCTGTTTCTCTACCATTTTGTCTTGTTATAGCAGCAATGTTAGATGTAGACTCTCTCTTTTTTCCATTCTATGCAATAGTGTGTATTACTGGTATTGCCAGTATTATTATCATGACAAGGATTCCACCGCTATGTAAGTACCCAGATGAATATCTTCCCAATGTTGGAAAGCAGGTAAACGAACAGGTTCCGGCGGGAATCAAAAAGTCTGAATGGGCTCTGAAACAAGGCGTGAATAAAGCAAAATCAGCTGCTTCTTTCACTGGTATTTTATACGAAGGATTAGATATGTTTTTGGGTATTATTTTTATCCTTACACCAATAGTTATGTGTTATGGAACTATTGCATTAATTCTTGCAACATACACACCGATTTTTAATTTGATATCTCTTCCATTTGGATATTATTTGGACTTTTTCGGTGTTCAGGAGGCTTTTGCAGCAGCACCTGCAACAATTGCCGGCTTTGCGGATATGATTATTCCCGCAGTTCTTGCAGCAAACATTGAATCATTTGAAACCCGATTCATCATTGGAGCTTTATCTTTAGTACAGATTATTTATATGACAGAAGTAGGCACATTAATTATTACATCAAAAATGCCAATTCGTTTCTTTGGATTGTTAGTACTTTTTATTGAAAAAACCCTTATTGCTGTTCCGCTCATTATACTACTTATGAAGCTATTTGGAATTTCGGGATAATATTCTCGCAATAAATGGTGTCATCTAGAGGAAGGTAATTTTCTACACACCTATATACGCATCAAGATTGGAAAGGTGATAAGAATATGATTCTTACAATTAATGAAATTATGAAACTTAAGGAGTTTAACAATTCATATTTCCTTACAGGCAACGGGAACATATCTAGAAAAGTTACAAGCATAACAATCATGGATATCGCCAATATTGATGAATGGATAAAGCCTTACGAGTTATTAATAGCAGGTAATTTTTTCGAAACTGTAATCGATGCTGAATTTATTAAAAGACTAAGTGAGAAAAAATGTTCTGGAATCATTACGAAAAATAAATTCATAAAATACATATCATCTGAAATATTAACTCTTTCTGAGATGATTAATTTCCCAATAATAATTGTATCTGATGAATATAGCTGGAG comes from Bacillus tuaregi and encodes:
- a CDS encoding YjiH family protein; amino-acid sequence: MIPNNAVPASRTSHESKPTKKEVLQFLIPSLCGVLIFLFPFPWGGEINVPIGIISESLAEFIKPIAPLLIAILICLNAFISTVTILFKPRFILEKALLAKLFYTTPYYVSVRVLGSIITVMCYFGFGPALVIAPDTGLTMLNLSGTLIAWFFTASFLIPLLMNFGIMEYVGTFVSDYTRPLFKIPGRSAVDLLASWVGNCNVGVVLTTSQYEKGYYTAKEAIIISTCFSAVSLPFCLVIAAMLDVDSLFFPFYAIVCITGIASIIIMTRIPPLCKYPDEYLPNVGKQVNEQVPAGIKKSEWALKQGVNKAKSAASFTGILYEGLDMFLGIIFILTPIVMCYGTIALILATYTPIFNLISLPFGYYLDFFGVQEAFAAAPATIAGFADMIIPAVLAANIESFETRFIIGALSLVQIIYMTEVGTLIITSKMPIRFFGLLVLFIEKTLIAVPLIILLMKLFGISG
- a CDS encoding YfcC family protein encodes the protein MEAAKVLEEDVGTKKLSKKKTFKSPNVYVTLFSIIVVIAILTWIIPGGEYQLNEDGQAIAGTYQQVESNPQGIWQVLMAPIVGMIGGEGFSGAIGISLFVMLFGSLLEMMDRSGAIKIALRNITMKNQHNSYKLISILVIIMGILGTVEGAYEEGFVYMLMIMPVILGMGMDPLVALAIVVLGTQAGCLASTINPFAIGVASEIAGISPGDGLLMRAIMLVVFLAVTIIFICRYADKVKKNPKLSPQFFRRQEDLKEFPVSQDENTVMSKEQKRVLQLFIALFTIMIIALIPWDSLNSNWTFFIDFNNWLIGIPIIGTILGTEMVPFGQWYFNELSMLILVVTFLCGVAMHMKAGQIIDVILKGAGSLVGTALIIPLARGIQVVMNEGMITPTILHFGETALGNLSPATFAVVSLLFYLPLAALIPSSTGLAAATMSIMASLSRFALLPESLVITAYAAALGIAKMIAPTSIVVMTGCQLAHVSYTTWIKYSWKFVLGTLVLSGIFLYIGTLLA
- the argF gene encoding ornithine carbamoyltransferase — its product is MTSVFQQRSLLSTKDYSKEELIYLIEFSEHLKEMKKRGIPHRYLDGKNIALLFEKTSTRTRAAFTVAALDLGAHPEFLGKDDIQLGKKESVRDTALVLGSMFDGIEFRGFKQSVVEDLAKYAGVPVWNGLTDKEHPTQMLADYMTVKEEFGKLEGLKLVYCGTGRNNVANSLLITGAILGVNVTIATPEELFPTEEIQVIAREFAKKSGSVIEVTSDVKAAVKGANVIYTNVWAAMGEEGQFEERVKLLNPYQVNKELLQYVGNDDYILLHCLPAFHNTDTIIGMEMYQKFGVAEMEMTDEVFYSKNARQFQQAENRMHTIKAIMAATLGDLFIPRV
- a CDS encoding NAD(P)-dependent oxidoreductase encodes the protein MKILISDYPECMMPTHELEIELLKKGLGNHIEVDVFSYYENNKEEFYEHLRDADALLTAFIQFDKEAFNHAPNLKVISLNSTGYDAVDIEEATFRGIGVCPVGEYCTQDVAEGTLAFMLALNKGHKHYITDVDQRARWDFASFKPSPRMETQTLGIFGFGKIGRCVASKAKHLCKKVIAYDPYVDKSLAADLGVELVSPEEIYKEADMITNHMNLNNSNIRFFDKKAFNSMEKKPIFINMGRGLSVDEDALVDALDKGKVRAAGLDILINETPDLNNHPLAHRENVIITPHASFYSTTSFEALQEISCWNIIHYLNGEKDKLFKLVN
- a CDS encoding dimethylarginine dimethylaminohydrolase family protein; translated protein: MAEKFYVKNATNKLEQVLVCSPLYYKFNAINEITKSWMEKGDTEKNNVMVEEWEAFLDIYRENGVEVIKMKPDPKLEVMTFARDFGGMIKEGAIIGHFRHPARQKETEIYEAKLQELGIPIVARVNAGCFEGGDIWMLDEHTIALGLVDRTDEAGVANLRDQLSKYGYTVVGVPVPPANLHLDMVFNIVTESVCLAATRELPYHFLEMVKRRGFTIIDVPSEDVFKHGCNVQAIGDNKVIAIKNNKAINDKMRAAGVEVIEVPFDQVLHGGGGPHCLTFPIKRA